A stretch of the Lactuca sativa cultivar Salinas chromosome 9, Lsat_Salinas_v11, whole genome shotgun sequence genome encodes the following:
- the LOC111892862 gene encoding formin-like protein 11, producing the protein MEHSGCKIIPIIIFFFLTTFIVCALFNAPNLGVSPLTQQKLRTIMGIKIYKKPYFGLHPSPSPSPSLSPSPSPSPSPSQARAGARPPVHHVHPLPHRWPIPPSNGGDGGRRRKVLVAVLASAGGATGIICLIGLFLGCRKLRKQRRKKSSPKHVRKVISDPVPDNFYLQSLGSVLDPPAVSSLKQDSDNNDRNFKSQIDSRSNEVEEEEGKERDVFQMKRLSNSENLDSCGGAVASIESLKFDEEDEQVFFGSPIGEEIIQVESHSSDDESFHSFCNSHRISDASVGSDTLEPPISSPPPPTPPPPPPPPPPPPPPRSSSSSSTNNTLTTFTPPKKTVSFSESSQTPPPPPPPPLPPPAPLPPPFLKGNPPPLPPPPLPSQSTPMGKDGTPLPKLKPLHWDKVRAAPDRSMVWDKLRSSSFEFDEEMIESLFSYNLHNPNEESKSKSPSPSKHVLEPKRLQNLTILLKALNATSEQICRTLIQGNGLNLQQLEVLTKMEPTKEEEAKLIGYKGDLGSAETFVASILTIPYAFPRIEALLYREMFEDEVTHLRKTFSMLEEACKELRSSRLFSKLLEAVLKTGNRMNVGTIRGGAKAFKLDALLKLADVKGTDGKTTLLHFVVQEIIRSEGIRVSESIIGKINQKTNKRKNIQFQDREEDYRNMGLELVSGLSTELCNVKKTATIDFDVIASSVSNLSQGMGRLRRLVNEDLSVDGKTSCSSGSFVECMRSFLNYAEKRLEELEGDERRSLQLVKEITEYFHGHGNMSKDEVNPLRIFVIVRDFLAMLDLVCRELRRSKVFVAPFQ; encoded by the exons ATGGAGCATTCTGGGTGTAAGATCATCCCCATCATCATTTTCTTCTTCCTCACCACGTTCATTGTTTGTGCATTGTTTAATgccccaaatcttggggtttcgCCATTGACACAGCAAAAGCTCAGAACTATAATGGGGATAAAGATATACAAAAAACCATATTTCGGTCTCCACCCATCACCATCGCCATCGCCTTCTCTATCACCATCTCCGTCACCATCGCCGTCACCTTCTCAAGCTCGAGCTGGCGCTCGACCTCCAGTTCACCATGTCCATCCACTCCCCCACCGGTGGCCTATTCCACCGTCTAACGGCGGTGACGGTGGAAGAAGACGGAAAGTCCTGGTGGCTGTTCTGGCGTCGGCTGGTGGCGCTACAGGTATAATCTGTCTCATTGGTCTGTTCTTGGGGTGCAGAAAGTTGAGGAAACAGAGGAGAAAGAAATCATCACCAAAACATGTGAGAAAGGTAATTTCTGATCCAGTTCCCGATAACTTTTACCTTCAATCGTTAGGAAGTGTGTTAGACCCACCAGCGGTTTCGAGCTTAAAACAAGATTCCGACAATAATGATCGGAATTTCAAATCACAAATTGATTCCCGATCCaatgaagtggaagaagaagaggGAAAGGAGAGAGATGTTTTCCAGATGAAAAGATTATCAAATTCAGAAAATTTGGATTCTTGTGGTGGTGCTGTCGCCTCAATCGAATCACTGAAATTTGATGAAGAGGATGAACAAGTTTTTTTTGGTTCTCCGATTGGTGAAGAGATAATCCAAGTGGAATCTCATTCGTCGGATGATGAATCTTTCCATTCTTTTTGCAATTCACATCGAATTTCCGATGCTTCAGTCGGTTCCGACACATTGGAACCACCAATTTCATCCCCACCACCACCAACTCCTCCACCGCCACCTccaccgccgccaccaccaccaccaccacgcaGTTCTTCATCCTCTTCCACCAACAACACATTAACAACATTTACTCCTCCAAAGAAAACAGTTTCTTTCTCAGAATCAAGCCaaactcctcctcctcctcctccgccaccattgCCACCACCGGCACCACTGCCACCACCATTTCTTAAAGGAAACCCACCACCattgccaccaccaccactaccatctCAGTCGACACCCATGGGTAAAGATGGAACCCCACTTCCTAAATTGAAACCGCTACATTGGGATAAAGTACGAGCTGCACCTGATCGTTCCATGGTGTGGGACAAGCTCAGATCAAGCTCATTTGA GTTTGATGAGGAAATGATCGAGTCGCTCTTCAGTTACAATCTACACAATCCTAACGAAGAATCCAAAAGCAAAAGCCCATCTCCTAGCAAACACGTTCTCGAGCCCAAAAGACTTCAAAATCTAACCATTCTCTTGAAAGCTCTCAACGCCACTTCCGAACAAATATGTCGTACCCTCATACAAG GAAATGGATTGAATTTACAACAACTAGAAGTACTAACAAAGATGGAACCTACAAAGGAAGAAGAGGCTAAACTCATAGGCTACAAAGGCGACTTAGGTTCGGCTGAGACATTTGTTGCATCGATCCTTACTATACCATACGCCTTCCCAAGAATCGAGGCATTGCTTTATCGAGAAATGTTCGAAGATGAAGTGACTCATCTCCGAAAGACCTTCTCTATGCTAGAG GAAGCATGCAAAGAACTTCGATCAAGTCGGCTATTCTCAAAACTTCTAGAAGCAGTGTTAAAAACCGGGAACCGAATGAATGTAGGCACAATAAGGGGAGGGGCAAAAGCGTTTAAGTTGGACGCGTTGCTTAAGCTTGCTGATGTTAAAGGGACAGATGGCAAAACAACGTTACTTCACTTTGTAGTCCAAGAAATTATCCGTTCAGAAGGCATCCGAGTTTCCGAAAGCATTATCGGGAAAATCAATCAAAAAACCAACAAACGAAAAAATATCCAATTCCAAGATCGAGAAGAAGACTACCGAAACATGGGTCTAGAACTTGTCTCCGGCCTTAGTACCGAACTATGCAACGTCAAGAAAACAGCCACCATAGATTTCGATGTCATTGCAAGCTCGGTTTCAAATCTATCACAAGGAATGGGTCGTTTGCGTAGATTGGTGAATGAAGATTTGTCGGTTGATGGAAAAACTTCTTGTAGTAGTGGTAGTTTTGTGGAATGTATGAGATCTTTCTTGAATTATGCTGAAAAACGTCTTGAGGAATTGGAGGGAGATGAACGGAGAAGTTTACAACTTGTGAAGGAGATTACGGAGTATTTCCATGGCCATGGGAATATGAGTAAAGATGAGGTGAATCCACTTCGGATCTTTGTGATTGTGAGAGATTTCTTGGCGATGTTAGATCTTGTGTGTAGAGAGTTGAGGAGATCCAAAGTTTTCGTTGCGCCATTCCAATAA